In the Arachis ipaensis cultivar K30076 chromosome B10, Araip1.1, whole genome shotgun sequence genome, one interval contains:
- the LOC110268368 gene encoding uncharacterized protein LOC110268368: MPRKPRYNIIREPPKDARTNAGTEETTVGSTTRGAQTSQEQPRDRAPPISSSANRAPTTRMNEPFRAPRIDHRNAQSSIADDPQTPTDNIETRHRAEVADHELGDEDYDPEADEVLSFDDYINDLFATQEVEGQYNNKKSKDTNFWEVTIIEDGVRKFFKLSVKEAIALHSNTKIVLPFNSELQPIGQAA; this comes from the exons ATGCCTAGGAAACCAAGGTACAACATTATACGGGAACCCCCAAAAGATGCCAGAACTAATGCCGGTACTGAAGAGACAACG GTTGGGTCCACGACTAGAGGAGCTCAGACATCACAGGAGCAACCACGTGATAGGGCTCCTCCGATTTCATCCTCAGCTAATAGAGCTCCGACAACCCGTATGAATGAACCATTTCGTGCACCGCGCATCGATCATAGGAATGCACAGTCGAGTATTGCTGATGACCCTCAAACTCCAACTGACAACATAGAGACTCGGCATCGCGCGGAAGTGGCTGATCATGAATTAGGGGATGAGGATTACGACCCAGAAGCGGATGAAGTTCTGTCGTTTGATGACTACATCAATGACTTGTTTGCTACTCAAGAAGTCGAAGGTCAGTATAACAACAAGAAATCCAAAGATACAAATTTCTGGGAAGTTACTATTATCG AGGATGGCGTGAGAAAATTTTTTAAGCTGAGCGTGAAGGAGGCTATAGCCCTCCATTCCAATACAAAGATAGTACTCCCATTTAACAGTGAGCTGCAACCAATTGGTCAGGCGGCATGA